GATTTTGTCCTTAGAAGAAAATATAACAAGTCTTGCAGAAAGCTACAAAGAAAAAATCATTGTTAAAAACTTTGAAAAAATAGATGAGCTTGTAAATTTCCTTATAAGAAATAAAGCTATAAAACAGGTTTATGTATTAGATAAAGATGGAACAATAATAGGCAGTAATAACTTATCTTTGCTGGGTTATAAATATAATGAAAAAAACATTAACGGTTTGGCAAAGTTTATCTATGATTTAAAAGTGGATACAGAAATTATTGGAAAATTAATAGTTTTTTATGACATTAAAACTATCGAAAGTGAACTAAAAGAAGATATTGAAAAAATAGTATACCCCCTTTCTATAGTAGTTTTATTTATATTTATTGCCACATTTACCGGAATTTTCTTTATTTCAAGCATATTAGTAAAACCACTTGTTGAGCTGAAAGAAAAAATAATAAACCTTTTCAATTTAGATTTTCAAGATCTAAAAGATATTGTTAATTTAAAACCTGTTATAAAACAAGAAAAAAAATGTGATAAGGGTATATCTACAACTTGTTGGCTGACTTCTGAAAATGCTGGAGAAATTCTTTTTGATATTGGCAGTAAAGCCATAAAAGAATGTCCAAAATGTCAAATATTTAACAATCTATCTGGAGATGAGATAAATAAGCTAACGTTTAGTTTTTATATTATGATTTCTTCATTGAATGATTATATAAATAAACTTGAGGAAGCACATAAAGAAAGAGAAACCTTAGGCTGTATGGCAGCAATGGGAGAGATGAGTGCAAAAATAGCCCATGAAATAAAAAATGCGCTTTATTCTATATCAAATGCAGCAAACTATATAAAAACAAACTCTGATAATGAGATTATAAAAGAGTTTGGAAAAATCATAAAAGAGGAAAGCAGCAGACTAAATGAAATGACTGTATCTTTTTTAAACTTTTCTAAATTAATAGAGCCAAAATTTGGCTATACAAACATCAACAAAGTTATAGAAGATGCAGTTAAACTTTTAGTCTACGATTGTGAAGATTATAATATAAAACTTGAGCTAAATCTTGATAAAAACTTACCATCATCAATGGTCGATGAAAACTTATTCAAACAAGTAATTGTTAATCTTGTTTTGAACTCTATCGATGCTATAAAAGAAAAAAACATTCAAGACGGCTATATAAAAATTTCCACTTATTACAACAAAGATAAAAACAAAATACAAATAATCGTTGAAGATAATGGAATAGGAATTAAACAAGAGCATAAAGATAAGATTTTTAAGCCATTTTTTACTACAAAACAGAAAGGAACAGGTCTTGGCTTGCCTATGGTTTACAAAATTGTTTTCTTACATAAAGGAACGATTAACCTTATTTCAGAATATGGAAAATACACTAAATTTATAATAGAACTACCTTTAGAGGTAAATGATGATGTTTAAGATTTTATTGATTGATGATGAAGAAAGTATCTTAAAAGTTATCAAAACGGTTTTATCAGAAGCAGGATTTGAAGTATTGACTGCAAAGTCTAAAAAAGAAAGCTTAAGCTTAATAGAAAAAGAAAAGTTTGACTTAATAATCTCAGACTTTTTATTAGAAGATGGAACAGGATTAGAGATTTTAGAAAGTTTTAGAAAAAAGGATATACTTACACCTTTTTTAATCATTACAGCTTACGGGTCTATAAATGGAGCTGTAGAAGCTATCAAAAAAGGAGCTAACCACTACATACCCAAGCCAATAGATATAGATAATTTAATCAAAATAATTGATTTTTATATCAAAAAACAAGAAAATTTTGATGTGGAAGAAGAGTTTGAAGGCATTATTGGAAAAAGTCAAAAGATGAAAGATTTATTCAAAGAAATAGATGTTGTAAGTAAAAGCGAATCTTCTATTTTGATTGAAGGAGAAAGCGGAACAGGAAAAGAGCTTGTTGCAAAAGCCATTCATAGAAGGTCAAAAAGAGCAAACCAACCATTTATTCCTATAAACTGTTCTGCTATACCCAACGAGCTTTTTGAAAATGAGCTTTTTGGTCATGAAAAAGGTTCCTTTACCGGAGCATCAAACAGAGAAATCGGAAAAATAGAGCTGGCTGGAGAAGGTACGTTATTTTTAGACGAAATAGGGGAGATGCCACTATTTATGCAGG
This is a stretch of genomic DNA from Sulfurihydrogenibium sp. YO3AOP1. It encodes these proteins:
- a CDS encoding sigma-54 dependent transcriptional regulator; this translates as MFKILLIDDEESILKVIKTVLSEAGFEVLTAKSKKESLSLIEKEKFDLIISDFLLEDGTGLEILESFRKKDILTPFLIITAYGSINGAVEAIKKGANHYIPKPIDIDNLIKIIDFYIKKQENFDVEEEFEGIIGKSQKMKDLFKEIDVVSKSESSILIEGESGTGKELVAKAIHRRSKRANQPFIPINCSAIPNELFENELFGHEKGSFTGASNREIGKIELAGEGTLFLDEIGEMPLFMQAKLLRVLQEREFFRVGGKELIKMRCRVISATNRNLEEMVENKEFREDLFYRINVIHLKIPPLRERKEDIPLLVKKFIDKFSKINNKNVYDIDNDALEILMNYDWPGNVRQLENIIERAVVLCQGEIITANHLPDRIKSNSQKISENIRSENNSLNLYDIEKNIILKVLQEENFNQTRAAQKLGISRKQLRTKMKNFGLL
- a CDS encoding ATP-binding protein; this translates as MILRNLSIKLKTSLSIAIYVLIILTGSIIFTVSNFYDRILNDRILSLEENITSLAESYKEKIIVKNFEKIDELVNFLIRNKAIKQVYVLDKDGTIIGSNNLSLLGYKYNEKNINGLAKFIYDLKVDTEIIGKLIVFYDIKTIESELKEDIEKIVYPLSIVVLFIFIATFTGIFFISSILVKPLVELKEKIINLFNLDFQDLKDIVNLKPVIKQEKKCDKGISTTCWLTSENAGEILFDIGSKAIKECPKCQIFNNLSGDEINKLTFSFYIMISSLNDYINKLEEAHKERETLGCMAAMGEMSAKIAHEIKNALYSISNAANYIKTNSDNEIIKEFGKIIKEESSRLNEMTVSFLNFSKLIEPKFGYTNINKVIEDAVKLLVYDCEDYNIKLELNLDKNLPSSMVDENLFKQVIVNLVLNSIDAIKEKNIQDGYIKISTYYNKDKNKIQIIVEDNGIGIKQEHKDKIFKPFFTTKQKGTGLGLPMVYKIVFLHKGTINLISEYGKYTKFIIELPLEVNDDV